In a genomic window of Sarcophilus harrisii chromosome 4, mSarHar1.11, whole genome shotgun sequence:
- the SLC19A1 gene encoding LOW QUALITY PROTEIN: reduced folate transporter (The sequence of the model RefSeq protein was modified relative to this genomic sequence to represent the inferred CDS: inserted 2 bases in 1 codon): MQLMEFFYGVTMAARVAYSSLFAGQPGATRRWRPRWPCSWAQRSSGQLCVSVGHVPYLTLHHASLGFLXFPCSLALFLKPGALFFNGPGGGPSPRAGRMRPGPGPAEGAGPGPRLLAACKDSTLVRMLLELGSVARTPRLRLWSLWWVFNFSGYYLIIYYVHILWSDTDGSKVYNGAVDAAATLMEGLAALALGVRIRWALWSELLIGAVTGLQAGLVLLMYSTRNIWLCYAALVFFRGFHQFLVPIATFQIASSMTKELCALVFGVNTFLATILKTVVTIIVADKRGLGLPVRSQFQVYFGYFTVLAVAYFLGAVYTAVRHCRQSGSRSFPLATELGSPAEAPEKVQNPEEDGVDSVRA, from the exons ATGCAGCTCATGGAGTTCTTCTACGGCGTGACCATGGCGGCTCGCGTGGCCTACTCCTCTCTCTTCGCTGGTCAGCCCGGCGCTACCAGGCGCTGGCGGCCCCGCTGGCCGTGCTCCTGGGCCCAGCGCTCCTCTGGCCAGCTCTGCGTCTCCGTGGGCCACGTGCCCTACCTCACGCTGCACCACGCCTCCCTGGGCTTCCT CTTCCCCTGCTCCCTGGCGCTCTTCCTCAAGCCAGGCGCCCTCTTCTTCAACGGCCCGGGGGGGGGGCCCTCGCCCCGGGCTGGACGCATgcggccggggccggggccggccgagggggccgggccggggccccGCCTGCTGGCTGCCTGCAAGGACTCCACGCTGGTGCGCATGCTCCTGGAGCTGGGGAGCGTGGCGCGCACGCCGCGGCTGCGCCTCTGGTCCCTCTGGTGGGTGTTCAACTTCTCCGGCTACTACCTAATCATCTACTACGTGCACATCCTGTGGAGCGACACGGACGGCTCCAAGGTCTACAACGGGGCCGTGGACGCCGCCGCCACCTTGATGGA GGGCCTAGCGGCCTTGGCCTTGGGCGTGCGGATCCGCTGGGCGCTGTGGTCGGAGCTGCTGATCGGGGCCGTGACGGGCCTGCAGGCCGGCCTGGTCCTGCTCATGTACAGCACCCGCAACATCTGGCTCTGCTACGCGGCCCTCGTCTTCTTCAGGGGCTTCCACCAGTTCCTGGTGCCCATCGCCAC TTTCCAGATCGCCTCGTCGATGACCAAAGAGCTGTGCGCCCTGGTGTTCGGGGTCAACACCTTCCTTGCCACCATCCTGAAGACCGTGGTGACTATCATCGTGGCGGACAAGAGGGGCCTCGGGCTCCCCGTCCGCTCCCAG TTCCAAGTCTACTTCGGGTACTTCACGGTGCTGGCCGTGGCCTACTTCTTGGGAGCTGTGTACACGGCTGTGAGGCACTGTCGGCAGAGCGGCTCCCGCAGCTTCCCCTTGGCGACCGAGCTGGGAAGCCCCGCGGAGGCGCCAGAGAAGGTGCAGAACCCTGAGGAGGATGGCGTCGACAGCGTCCGGGCCTGA
- the COL18A1 gene encoding collagen alpha-1(XVIII) chain isoform X6, producing MPLLPVLALLAASLAATEPENVSAEVSLAQLLGQPPPQHVSQVYDPDSGPAYVFGPDASGGQVARYHVPSPFYRDFSLLFHVKPTSARAGVLLALTDAAQAVISVGVKLSAPRGGKQDVLFFYTEPGASETRTAASFSLPSFVNQWTRFALSVDGDEVALYVNCKEIQRLPLARSAQELELEPGAGLFVAQAGGADPDKFQGVISELKLRGDPRVTLLQCLDDDDEDSDGASGDFGSGEYEQGGASGSHMGGQRENPRRLSSQGAPLLPRLPEAPPVTLPPLDRIPTSSQPSLVEAGASSGAQLAPSGEEGAQGSGRPEGAQDQDGRGAEEGPRYETPGLKGQKGEPGARGPPGPVGPQGPAGPTLHNPDGSTAQQVPGPQGPPGKDGEPGDPGEDGKPGEMGPQGFPGTPGDVGPKGEKGDPGIGPMGPPGPPGPPGPPGPAFRPDKLTFIDMEGSGFGGDLESIRGPRGFPGPPGPPGVPGLPGEPGRFGMNSTGGPAPPGLPGVPGRDGSPGSRGPPGPAGLPGKDGQQGPQGPKGDRGDVGSPGLKGSKGEAGPVGAPGETGLAGLPGPMGPRGLPGPPGPPGPGWRAGFDDMEGSGGPFWSAGPGTRGAAGPQGLPGFPGLKGDQGVAGLPGEKGDPGLPGLRGREGEPGAQGPKGDAGSPGQKGEPGKDGVGQPGPPGPPGPPGELTYVSEDRRTLAGVAGREGRPGYAGFPGPAGPKGDNGLPGFPGAKGEKGEPGRVLTMAEKGDKGEQGHRGPPGPYGRPGYKGEIGMPGRPGRPGMNGLKGEKGEPADAGRGVGPRGPPGLPGPPGPPGPPGSFGTSFYDNNGFLEPGRPGPPGLPGYQGPPGAKGDKGEAGPAGPPGLLPYDFSSLVEHMKGEKGEAGTKGERGEPGSGGFFSSGVPGLPGPPGPPGYPGVPGPKGESIRGQPGPPGPQGPPGIGYEGRQGPPGPPGPPGPPSFPGPHRQTISVPGPPGPPGPPGPPGTSGTSSGQLRLWSSYQSMLQQAHEVPEGWLVYVADREELFVRVRGGLRKVPLEARIALSRGVDNEVAVLQPPVVEYSPGNPAPAGSLPYPRRGHPHSTAKPWRADDIRAGPLRFPEHGGQHPPYPGVQQQHHDRVPSYHGAYTNGRPAQPTAALPHAHHDFQPALHLIALNGPQSGSMRGIRGADFQCFQQARQVGLMGTFRAFLSSRLQDLYSIVRRADRSNVPILNLQDELLFDNWEALFSGSEGQLRPGARILSFDGRDVLQHAAWPQKSVWHGSDAQGRRLTESYCETWRTDQGTATGQASSLFSGRLLEQKAVSCHNSFIVLCIENSFMTSSSSK from the exons AAAACGTGAGCGCTGAGGTGAGCCTCGCGCAGCTGCTTGGGCAGCCGCCCCCCCAGCATGTCTCCCAGGTCTACGACCCCGACAGCGGCCCGGCCTACGTCTTCGGGCCGGACGCCAGCGGCGGGCAGGTGGCGCGCTACCACGTGCCCAGCCCTTTCTACCGGGACTTCTCGCTGCTCTTCCACGTCAAGCCCACCAGCGCGCGGGCAGGGGTGCTGCTGGCGCTCACGGACGCGGCCCAGGCAGTCATCTCGGTGGGCGTGAAGCTCTCGGCTCCACGTGGCGGCAAGCAGGACGTGCTCTTCTTCTACACGGAGCCGGGCGCCAGCGAGACGCGCACGGCGGCCAGCTTCAGCCTGCCCTCCTTCGTGAACCAGTGGACGCGCTTTGCCCTCAGCGTGGACGGTGACGAGGTGGCGCTCTATGTCAACTGCAAGGAGATTCAGAGGCTCCCGCTGGCGCGGTCTGCACAGGAGCTGGAGCTGGAGCCTGGGGCCGGCCTCTTCGTGGCCCAGGCAGGTGGCGCTGACCCTGATAAGTTTCAG GGGGTGATCTCCGAGCTAAAGCTGCGAGGGGACCCCCGGGTGACCCTGCTGCAGTGTCTGGATGATGACGATGAAGACAGTGATGGG GCGTCCGGAGACTTTGGAAGCGGAGAGTATGAGCAGGGGGGAGCCTCGGGGTCGCACATG GGAGGGCAACGGGAGAACCCTCGACGTCTTTCCTCCCAGGGGGCCCCCTTGTTGCCCAGGCTCCCCGAGGCCCCACCGGTCACGCTGCCGCCCCTGGACAGGATCCCCACGAGTTCGCAGCCGAGCCTTGTGGAGGCAGGAGCCTCCTCTGGAG CTCAGCTCGCTCCTAGCGGGGAGGAGGGGGCCCAAGGCTCGGGCAGGCCTGAAGGGGCTCAGGACCAGGACGGGAGAGGAGCAGAG GAAGGCCCCAGATACGAGACTCCAGGCTTGAAGGGGCAGAAAGGTGAGCCCGGGGCTCGGGGCCCGCCCGGGCCCGTCGGTCCCCAGGGCCCCGCCGGCCCCACTCTCCACAACCCAGACGGTTCCACGGCGCAGCAGGTCCCCGGGCCGCAGGGGCCTCCGGGCAAGGACGGAGAGCCC GGGGATCCCGGTGAGGACGGAAAGCCG GGCGAGATGGGGCCTCAGGGCTTCCCGGGAACCCCAGGAGACGTGGGGCCCAAGGGCGAGAAG GGAGATCCTGGCATTGGGCCGATGGGCCCCCCTGGTCCCCCAGGACCCCCGGGACCTCCCGGACCTGCTTTCCGACCCGACAAGTTG ACTTTTATCGACATGGAAGGCTCTGGCTTTGGAGGGGACCTGGAGAGCATACGG GGTCCTCGAGGATTCCCAGGGCCCCCGGGGCCCCCAGGCGTGCCAGGCTTACCAGGAGAGCCGGGGCGGTTTGGAATGAACAGCACCGGTGGACCGGCCCCCCCGGGCCTTCCTGGGGTGCCAGGAAGAGATGGCTCTCCCGGATCCCGAGGACCCCCG gGCCCCGCAGGGCTTCCAGGAAAGGACGGGCAGCAAGGCCCCCAGGGACCGAAAGGAGACCGG GGCGACGTGGGCTCCCCAGGACTGAAG GGCAGCAAGGGAGAGGCCGGCCCGGTTGGCGCCCCGGGTGAAACGGGCTTGGCTGGTCTCCCGGGACCCATGGGCCCTCGAGGACTGCCGGGCCCCCCCGGGCCTCCTGGCCCCGGCTGGAGAGCTGGATTT GATGACATGGAAGGCTCAGGGGGGCCGTTCTGGAGCGCCGGCCCGGGCACGCGAGGGGCCGCGGGACCGCAG GGACTGCCCGGCTTTCCTGGGCTCAAG GGTGACCAGGGCGTGGCTGGACTCCCCGGAGAGAAG GGAGATCCCGGCCTTCCTGGGCTGCGGGGGCGTGAAGGCGAGCCAGGGGCTCAG GGCCCAAAAGGGGATGCAGGAAGCCCCGGGCAGAAG GGAGAACCAGGGAAGGATGGGGTGGGGCAGCCCggcccccccgggccccccgGACCCCCGGGAGAGCTGACCTACGTGTCCGAGGACAGG AGAACACTGGCCGGCGTGGCAGGACGGGAG GGCAGACCCGGCTACGCTGGATTCCCG GGCCCAGCTGGTCCCAAGGGAGATAACGGGCTGCCGGGCTTCCCGGGAGCCAAG GGGGAGAAGGGTGAGCCTGGAAGGGTCCTCACGATGGCTGAGAAAGGAGACAAG GGGGAGCAAGGCCACAGGGGGCCTCCG GGCCCATACGGGCGGCCGGGGTACAAAGGCGAAATCGGAATGCCGGGAAGACCG GGCCGCCCGGGCATGAATGGCCTGAAGGGTGAGAAGGGGGAGCCTGCAGACGCCGGCAGAGGCGTAGGACCGAGG ggCCCTCCTGGACTCCCAGGGCCCCCGGGCCCCCCGGGCCCCCCAGGCTCCTTTGGTACTTCTTTCTATGACAATAAT GGATTCCTTGAGCCCGGCCGCCCTGGGCCTCCGGGACTGCCAG GTTACCAAGGCCCCCCCGGAGCCAAGGGCGATAAGGGAGAAGCCGGACCTGCCGGGCCGCCAG GGCTCCTGCCGTATGATTTCAGCTCCCTGGTTGAGCACATGAAG ggagagaagggggaagcaGGCACAAAAGGAGAACGGGGGGAACCCGGCAGTGGAGGATTTTTCAGCTCCGGAGTCCCGGGCCTGCCCGGCCCCCCTGGCCCCCCGGGGTACCCCGGAGTTCCG GGTCCCAAGGGAGAGAGCATCAGGGGTCAGCCTGGGCCCCCGGGGCCTCAGGGGCCTCCGGGCATAGGCTACGAGGGACGACAGGGCCCCCCCGGCCCCCCCGGCCCTCCAGGACCACCATCGTTCCCGGGACCGCACAGGCAGA CTATCAGTGTTCCTGGCCCCCCCGGACCCCCAGGTCCCCCGGGCCCTCCCGGGACTTCAGGGACATCATCAGGG CAGCTGAGGCTGTGGAGCAGCTACCAGAGCATGCTGCAGCAGGCCCACGAGGTGCCTGAGGGCTGGCTGGTCTACGTGGCCGACAGGGAGGAGCTGTTCGTGCGCGTGCGCGGCGGCCTCAGGAAGGTCCCG CTCGAGGCCCGGATCGCGCTCTCGCGGGGGGTG gATAATGAGGTCGCGGTCCTGCAGCCGCCCGTGGTGGAGTATTCCCCGGGGAACCCGGCGCCCGCGGGCAGCCTCCCGTACCCCCGCCGGGGCCATCCGCACTCCACCGCCAAGCCGTGGCGGGCGGACGACATCCGGGCCGGCCCTCTCCGCTTCCCCGAGCACGGCGGGCAGCACCCCCCGTACCCCGGCGTCCAGCAGCAGCACCACGACCGTGTCCCCAGCTATCATGGTGCCTACACCAACGGGCGGCCGGCCCAGCCCACGGCCGCGCTGCCGCACGCCCACCACGATTTCCAGCCTGCG CTCCATCTCATCGCTCTCAACGGTCCCCAGAGCGGCAGCATGCGCGGCATCCGGGGGGCCGACTTCCAGTGCTTCCAGCAGGCCCGCCAAGTGGGCCTGATGGGCACCTTCAGGGCCTTCCTGTCCTCCCGGCTGCAGGACCTCTACAGCATCGTGCGCAGGGCCGACCGCAGCAACGTGCCCATCCTCAACCTCCAG GACGAGCTCCTCTTTGACAACTGGGAGGCGTTGTTCTCCGGCTCTGAAGGCCAGCTCCGGCCAGGCGCCCGCATCCTCTCTTTCGACGGCAGGGACGTCCTGCAGCACGCCGCCTG GCCACAGAAGAGCGTGTGGCACGGCTCTGACGCCCAGGGACGCCGGCTGACGGAGAGCTACTGTGAGACCTGGCGCACGGACCAGGGCACCGCTACCGGCCAGGCGTCCTCCCTGTTCTCGGGCAGACTGCTGGAGCAGAAGGCCGTGAGCTGCCACAACTCCTTCATTGTCCTCTGCATTGAGAACAGCTTCAtgacctcctcctcctccaagtAG